The genomic window GCCCGGTGGCGGCTGGCCGGCCAGCGGGCTGTGCGAGGTGCTGCAGGGCGCGCCCGGGGTGGGTGAGCTGGCGCTGGTCTGGCCGGCGCTGGCCAGGCTGAGCCAGCGCGATCGCCCGATCGTGCTGATCGCACCACCGTATCGTCCCCATGCCCCGGCCTGGGCCGCGGCGGGGCTCGATCTGGCCCAGTTGCAGATCGTCCACGCCGCGCCCAGGCAGGCGCTGTGGGCAGCCGAACAATGCCTGCGCTCGGCCGCCTGCGCGGCAGTACTGTGCTGGCCGCAGCAGGCCGATGATCGTTCCCTGCGCCGCCTGCAGGTGGCCGCCGACAGCGGGCAATGCCTGGGCTTCGTGTTCCGCGAGGCGCGCGCGGCGCGCAACCCGTCCCCGGCCAGCCTGCGCCTGCAGCTCGATCACGGCCAGGTGCGCGTGCTGAAGTGCCGCGGCGGGCTGCCGCCGGCGCAGCCGTTGCCGCTGGCCATCGCCCACTGAGGCCGCAGCATGCACTGGGCCTGCCTGTTGTTGCCGCAGCTGGCGCTGGACAGCGTGCTGCGCCAGCTGCCGGATCCGCAGCGGCCGCTGGTGCTGCTGCAGGGGCCGGCACAGCGCCGCGTGCTGCGTGCGGTCAGCCCGGCCGCGCGGGCAGCGGGCCTGCGCCCGGGCATGCTGCTGTCGGCCGCGCAGGTGCTGGTGCAGGACCTGCATCTGCACGACTACGATCCCAGGGCCGAACAGCACACCCGGCAGCTGCTGGCCAGCTGGCTGTATGCCATCAGCTCACAGGTCAGCCTGGATTTCCCGCATGCACTGGTGCTGGAAATCGGCGCCAGCCGCGCCCTGTTCGGTGACTGGCTGCAGATCGAACAGCGCCTGCGCACCGGCCTGCACGAGCTCGGCTTCCGCCATCGGCTGGTGGCCGCGCCCAATCCGCACGCCGCGCGCGTGCTGGCCAACGTGCATGATGGCCTCGGCATCGACGCGCAGCGGTTGCCTGCCGCACTGGCGGCACTGCCGCTGGCGCGCAGCGGCCTGCCCGCCGATGCGGTGACCGTACTCGCCCGTTCCGGCCTGCGCACGCTCGGCGCCGCCTTCGATCTGCCGCGCGACAGCCTGGCCCGGCGCTTCGCGCCCGAGGTGCTGCAACAGCTGGACGCGCTGCGCGGCCTGTCTGCCGCGCCGCTGCGCTACTACCAGCCCCCGGACCGCTTCGATGCCCGCATCGAATTCGAGTACGAGATCGAATCCAGCCAGGCCCTGTTGTTCCCGTTGCGGCGCCTGCTGCAGGATCTGGCCGCGTTCCTGTGCTCACGCGATGGTGGCGTGCAGGGTTTCGACCTGCATTTCGAACACGACCTGCTGCCGGCCAGCGTCCTGACCATCGGCCTGCTGGCACCCGAGCGCGATGCCGCGCTGCTGTTCGAGATCGCCCGCAACCGCATGGAAGCCTTCGCCCTGCCCGCCGGCAGCCGTGCGCTGCGCCTGCAGGCCGAACAGTTGCCGCCGTTCGTGCCAGCGGCACGCGACCTGTTCGATACCCGCCCGGCGCAGGCGATGCCGTGGCCGCAGCTGCGCGAACGCCTGCGCGCACGGCTCGGCGATGACGCCGTGCAACCGCTGGCGGTACAGGCCGACCATCGCCCCGAGCGCGCCAGTGGCAGCCAGCCACCGGCCAAGCCACCGGCATACTGGCCACTGCGCCCGGGCTGGCTGCTGGACACGCCACAACCGCTGCGCGACCCGCGCCTGCGCATCGTCGCCGGGCCGGAACGGATCGAATCCGGCTGGTGGGACCAGGCCGACGCACGCCGCGACTATTACGTGGTGGAAACCGCGCATGGCCAGCGCGGCTGGGCGTTCCGTGCCCGCAACGACCCGCATGCGCCGTGGATGCTGCACGGCTGGTTCGGTTGAACCGCCATGCCCAGCGAACTGCCCGGCTATGCCGAACTGCACTGCCTGTCGGCCTTCAGTTTCCAGCGCGGCGCGTCCATCGCCGAGGAGCTGTTCGCGCGCGCCGCCAGCCAGGGCTATCGCGCCCTGGCGATCACCGATGAGTGCTCGCTGGCCGGCATCGTGCGTGCCTGGCAGGCGGCGAAGACGCATGGCGTAGCGCTGATTGTCGGCGCCGAATTCCAGGTCGAGGCTGGGCCGAAACTGGCCCTGCTGTGCACCGACCAGGCCGCCTATGCCGGGCTGTGCCAGCTGATCACCACCTGCCGGCGGCGCGCGGCCAAGGGCAGCTACCGTTGCCTGCGCGAGGATCTGCATGGTCTTCCCGACGGCCTGTTGTGCCTGTGGCTGGACCGGCAACCGGCGGCCACCGACCTGCAGCTGCTGCGCGACGGATTCAACGATCGCCTGTGGCTGGCGGTGGAGCTGCACCACGAGCACGACGACGCGCGCCGCCTGCAGCAGCTGCAGGCCTTCGGCGAGCGCCACCGGCTGCCGCTGGTGGCCAGTGGTGATGTGCACATGCATGTGCGCCGCCGCCGCGCCCTGCAGGACACCCTGACCGCGATCCGCCACCGCTGCAGCGTGGCCGAAGCCGGCTGGCGCCTGTTCCCCAACGGCGAACGCCACCTGCGCCGGCGCACCGCGCTGGCCCGGCTGTACCCGCCCGAACTGCTGGCCGAGACCCTGCGCATCGCCGAGCGCTGCCGCTTCACCCTGGACCAGCTGCAGTACACCTATCCGCGCGAGCTGGTGCCGGAAGGGCATGACCCGGACAGCTGGTTGCGCGTGCTGGTCGAGCGTGGCGTCCCGTGGCGGTGGGAGAACG from Stenotrophomonas sp. 704A1 includes these protein-coding regions:
- the imuA gene encoding translesion DNA synthesis-associated protein ImuA, producing the protein MGAVVALDRLLDGRQLWRGPARQGLASDHLASGHPALDARLPGGGWPASGLCEVLQGAPGVGELALVWPALARLSQRDRPIVLIAPPYRPHAPAWAAAGLDLAQLQIVHAAPRQALWAAEQCLRSAACAAVLCWPQQADDRSLRRLQVAADSGQCLGFVFREARAARNPSPASLRLQLDHGQVRVLKCRGGLPPAQPLPLAIAH
- a CDS encoding Y-family DNA polymerase; translated protein: MHWACLLLPQLALDSVLRQLPDPQRPLVLLQGPAQRRVLRAVSPAARAAGLRPGMLLSAAQVLVQDLHLHDYDPRAEQHTRQLLASWLYAISSQVSLDFPHALVLEIGASRALFGDWLQIEQRLRTGLHELGFRHRLVAAPNPHAARVLANVHDGLGIDAQRLPAALAALPLARSGLPADAVTVLARSGLRTLGAAFDLPRDSLARRFAPEVLQQLDALRGLSAAPLRYYQPPDRFDARIEFEYEIESSQALLFPLRRLLQDLAAFLCSRDGGVQGFDLHFEHDLLPASVLTIGLLAPERDAALLFEIARNRMEAFALPAGSRALRLQAEQLPPFVPAARDLFDTRPAQAMPWPQLRERLRARLGDDAVQPLAVQADHRPERASGSQPPAKPPAYWPLRPGWLLDTPQPLRDPRLRIVAGPERIESGWWDQADARRDYYVVETAHGQRGWAFRARNDPHAPWMLHGWFG